A stretch of Burkholderia sp. HI2500 DNA encodes these proteins:
- a CDS encoding acyl-CoA dehydrogenase family protein — translation MTPISVSPRAEGLRVVAPPRDEPAPPDALQIAEHLAAGFARTAAERDLQGGTPTAERDQLRDSGLLALSIPSAYGGLGASWRTTLDVVRVLAAADSSLAHVFGFHHLMLATVRLFGAPAQWESWFERTARQQWFWGNALNPLDARTVSRSRGAWHEFSGQKSFCSGALDSQMLIASAHDAQTRAFLIAAVPTQRSGISIADDWNNIGQRQTDSGTVTFEKVRVEDHELLTDPGPLSTPFACLRPLVAQLVLTNVYLGIAEAAFNDARHYTLHEARPWPGAQVASTGDDPYILGQYGEFWVGLEAARVLADRAADRLDAAWSRDAALTQAERGQVALATAAAKVSAARTGLDLCTRMFDVAGARATHGALRLDRHWRNLRTHTLHDPLAYKIREIGEWALKRTYPTPGFYS, via the coding sequence CGTCGTCGCGCCGCCTCGCGACGAACCGGCGCCCCCTGACGCGCTGCAAATCGCCGAGCACCTGGCGGCCGGCTTTGCACGCACCGCGGCCGAGCGCGACCTCCAGGGCGGCACGCCGACGGCCGAGCGCGATCAGTTGCGCGACAGCGGCCTGCTCGCGCTGAGCATCCCGTCCGCCTACGGCGGCCTCGGTGCGAGCTGGCGCACGACGCTCGACGTCGTCCGCGTGCTCGCGGCCGCCGACAGTTCGCTCGCGCACGTGTTCGGTTTCCACCACTTGATGCTCGCGACCGTGCGGCTGTTCGGCGCACCCGCGCAGTGGGAATCGTGGTTCGAGCGCACCGCGCGCCAGCAGTGGTTCTGGGGCAATGCGCTGAATCCGCTCGACGCGCGCACGGTCAGCCGCTCGCGCGGCGCGTGGCATGAATTCAGCGGCCAGAAGAGCTTTTGCTCGGGGGCGCTCGATTCACAGATGCTGATCGCGTCCGCGCACGATGCGCAGACGCGCGCATTCCTGATCGCAGCCGTGCCGACGCAGCGCAGCGGCATCTCGATCGCCGACGACTGGAACAACATCGGCCAGCGCCAGACCGACAGCGGCACGGTCACGTTCGAGAAGGTGCGCGTCGAGGATCACGAACTGCTGACGGACCCCGGCCCGCTGTCGACGCCGTTCGCGTGCCTGCGCCCGCTCGTCGCGCAGCTCGTGCTGACGAACGTGTATCTCGGCATCGCCGAAGCCGCGTTCAACGACGCGCGGCACTACACGCTGCACGAGGCGCGGCCGTGGCCCGGCGCGCAGGTCGCGAGCACCGGCGACGATCCGTACATCCTCGGCCAGTACGGCGAATTCTGGGTCGGGCTCGAAGCCGCGCGCGTACTCGCCGACCGCGCGGCGGACCGGCTCGACGCCGCATGGTCGCGCGATGCGGCGCTCACCCAGGCGGAGCGCGGCCAGGTCGCGCTCGCCACGGCCGCCGCGAAGGTGTCGGCCGCGCGCACCGGGCTCGATCTCTGTACGCGGATGTTCGACGTCGCCGGCGCCCGCGCGACGCACGGCGCGCTGCGGCTCGACCGGCACTGGCGCAACCTGCGCACCCACACGCTCCACGACCCGCTCGCGTACAAGATTCGCGAGATCGGCGAATGGGCGCTCAAGCGAACCTATCCGACGCCGGGCTTCTACTCGTGA
- a CDS encoding WD40/YVTN/BNR-like repeat-containing protein, whose product MIHAGANSAANRSQIGGNGSGSNQPAASWTSVKWGGGGYVTGLIYHPANASLLYARTDVGGAYRWNATNSTWTPITDGVGFGSGEGDFHGVESLALDPNNDQLVYMVTGITVTQGHNGRIYISSNRGDTWTHYDLPFPVGGNDNGRATGERLQVDPNNPSTLFYGSRTAGLWKSADSGRTWTQVTGLSSTTISGGSSPIGVEQVIFDTSGEGSGQPTWIMWATVAPDYANAAGLTSTLYKSTNGGFSWTPVPVPPTVSGYYIPHVVRTSDGNFYVVFNAGVGQGIGGPSSLYKFGGSNDSNWTLLNRSSSNGFGGLSVSGLGASARIALGMTGWSDTSKTIQLSDDGGSTWREIEAGMPHTGTASGGCAGWVESVAIDPANRDHVMHVHGGGICETMNASSPTPTWRAKVDNLEETVTLALVTAPPGASYNFINSAGDIGTWVNTDLSTRPTKGPLNTWSSGNSADMSWSDPTYIAAAGVDNANGHATKGFWSGDSGNSWATFATLPNGAAASQSNVGNLVVPSRNNVTWAPPDSVPSYTTNNGASWTATNLPAFSATWNGFPRAYRLAADRKNPNKVYAYDSGGAPWSWQRGKIYVSNDGGHTFALSQGSVNANLAWNAWRDTSMAVNPNAEGDLWLADGTAVYHSVDSGATWTKLGVFASTNDTPGATVIALGRAPTGSSYSAAVYVEGTLNGVWGIYHSDDGGATWARFNDDAHQFGDSGVIAGDWNTYGRIYVNGAARGLIYSN is encoded by the coding sequence GTGATCCATGCGGGCGCCAATTCAGCTGCCAATCGCAGTCAGATCGGCGGAAATGGCAGCGGCAGCAACCAGCCGGCGGCCAGCTGGACCAGCGTCAAGTGGGGCGGCGGCGGCTACGTCACCGGCCTGATCTACCATCCCGCCAACGCGAGCCTGCTGTACGCACGTACCGACGTTGGCGGCGCGTACCGCTGGAACGCGACCAACTCGACGTGGACGCCCATCACCGACGGCGTCGGTTTCGGCTCGGGCGAGGGCGATTTCCACGGCGTCGAAAGCCTCGCGCTCGACCCGAACAACGATCAGCTCGTCTACATGGTGACCGGCATTACCGTGACGCAGGGTCACAACGGCCGCATCTACATCTCGAGCAACCGCGGCGATACCTGGACGCACTACGACCTGCCGTTCCCGGTGGGCGGCAACGACAACGGCCGCGCCACGGGCGAGCGCCTGCAAGTCGACCCGAACAATCCGTCGACGCTGTTCTACGGATCGCGCACGGCCGGCCTGTGGAAGAGTGCCGATTCGGGCCGGACCTGGACGCAGGTCACGGGTCTGTCCTCCACCACGATCAGCGGCGGCAGTTCCCCGATCGGCGTCGAACAGGTGATCTTCGATACGTCGGGCGAGGGTAGCGGCCAGCCGACCTGGATCATGTGGGCCACCGTCGCCCCGGATTACGCCAACGCGGCGGGCCTGACGTCGACCCTGTACAAGTCCACCAACGGCGGCTTCTCGTGGACGCCGGTGCCCGTCCCGCCGACGGTGTCCGGCTACTACATCCCGCACGTCGTGCGCACGTCCGACGGCAACTTCTACGTGGTGTTCAACGCGGGCGTCGGCCAGGGCATCGGCGGGCCGAGCTCTCTCTACAAGTTCGGCGGAAGCAACGACAGCAACTGGACGCTGCTCAACCGCTCCAGCAGCAACGGCTTTGGCGGCCTGTCCGTCTCCGGTCTGGGCGCGTCCGCCCGCATCGCACTGGGCATGACCGGCTGGAGCGACACCAGCAAGACCATCCAGCTATCCGATGACGGCGGCAGCACGTGGCGCGAAATCGAGGCCGGCATGCCGCATACCGGCACTGCCTCGGGTGGCTGCGCCGGCTGGGTCGAGAGCGTCGCCATCGACCCGGCCAATCGCGATCACGTCATGCACGTCCACGGCGGCGGCATCTGCGAAACCATGAACGCCTCGTCGCCCACGCCAACCTGGCGCGCCAAGGTCGACAACCTCGAGGAAACCGTGACGCTGGCGCTCGTCACGGCGCCGCCCGGCGCGTCGTACAACTTCATCAACAGCGCCGGCGACATCGGCACGTGGGTCAATACGGACCTCTCGACGAGGCCGACGAAAGGCCCGTTGAACACGTGGAGCAGCGGCAATTCGGCCGACATGTCGTGGTCCGATCCGACGTACATCGCCGCCGCAGGCGTCGACAACGCCAACGGCCATGCGACCAAGGGCTTCTGGTCCGGCGACAGCGGCAATAGCTGGGCGACGTTCGCGACGCTGCCCAACGGCGCCGCGGCAAGCCAGAGCAACGTGGGCAACCTGGTCGTCCCGTCCCGCAACAACGTGACCTGGGCACCGCCGGACTCGGTGCCGTCGTACACGACGAACAATGGCGCCAGCTGGACGGCGACCAACCTGCCGGCGTTCAGTGCCACATGGAACGGCTTCCCGCGTGCCTACCGCCTGGCCGCGGACCGCAAGAACCCGAACAAGGTCTATGCCTACGACTCCGGCGGCGCACCGTGGAGCTGGCAGCGCGGCAAGATCTACGTCTCGAACGACGGCGGCCACACGTTCGCGCTCAGCCAGGGCTCCGTGAACGCGAACCTGGCGTGGAATGCGTGGCGGGATACGTCGATGGCGGTCAATCCGAACGCCGAGGGTGATCTCTGGCTGGCCGACGGCACGGCCGTGTACCACTCGGTGGACTCGGGGGCGACCTGGACGAAGCTCGGCGTCTTTGCGTCGACCAATGACACCCCGGGCGCCACCGTGATCGCGTTGGGCAGGGCACCGACCGGTTCGTCGTACTCGGCCGCGGTCTATGTGGAAGGCACATTGAACGGCGTCTGGGGCATTTACCATTCCGACGACGGAGGTGCAACGTGGGCGCGCTTCAACGATGACGCGCACCAATTCGGCGACTCCGGCGTGATCGCCGGCGACTGGAACACGTATGGCAGGATTTACGTCAACGGCGCCGCTCGCGGTCTGATCTATAGCAATTGA
- a CDS encoding sigma-54 interaction domain-containing protein, translating to MNHTPTDAWPDAAPVLTLPDRPALATSIRARAQVFVDPRSVALLDRIRLVAPSDANVLIVGETGTGKELIARHVHGLSRRSSGPFIAVNCGAFSETLVESELFGHEKGAFTGAFSAKPGWFEAANGGTLFLDEIGDLPLSMQVKLLRVLQEREVVRLGSRTGVPIDVRVVAATNVDLQQAVANGQFRGDLFYRLNVVQLAVPTLRERPGDILPLARHFFDDYRSRLGYGPRSIDPRAERRLEAHSWPGNIRELENVIHHALLVSRNDSLQEADLHIASPGVSQAASSTSTPEPDPATGAQAALERALRELFDEDHGNLFERIEDTVMRVAFEFSHRNQIQAARLLGISRNVLRARLIRAKEIAAVK from the coding sequence GTGAACCACACCCCTACCGATGCGTGGCCCGACGCCGCGCCCGTCCTCACGCTGCCCGACCGCCCCGCGCTCGCGACATCCATTCGTGCCCGCGCGCAGGTGTTCGTCGATCCGCGCTCGGTCGCGCTGCTCGACCGGATTCGCCTGGTCGCGCCGAGCGATGCGAACGTGCTGATCGTCGGCGAGACCGGCACCGGCAAGGAACTGATCGCGCGCCACGTGCATGGCCTCAGCCGCCGCAGCAGCGGGCCGTTCATCGCGGTGAACTGCGGCGCCTTCTCCGAGACGCTCGTCGAGAGCGAACTGTTCGGTCACGAGAAAGGCGCGTTTACCGGCGCGTTCAGCGCGAAGCCCGGCTGGTTCGAGGCCGCGAACGGCGGCACGCTGTTTCTCGACGAGATAGGCGACCTGCCGCTGTCGATGCAGGTCAAGCTGCTGCGCGTGCTGCAGGAGCGCGAGGTCGTGCGGCTCGGTTCGCGCACCGGCGTGCCGATCGACGTGCGCGTGGTCGCCGCGACCAATGTGGATCTGCAGCAGGCCGTCGCGAACGGGCAGTTTCGCGGCGACCTGTTCTACCGGCTCAACGTCGTGCAGCTCGCGGTGCCGACACTGCGCGAACGCCCGGGCGACATCCTGCCGCTCGCGCGCCACTTCTTCGACGACTACCGCAGCCGCCTCGGCTACGGGCCGCGCAGCATCGACCCGCGCGCGGAGCGCCGGCTCGAGGCACACAGCTGGCCGGGCAACATCCGCGAACTCGAGAACGTGATCCATCACGCGTTGCTCGTGAGTCGGAACGACTCGCTGCAGGAGGCCGACCTGCATATCGCGTCGCCGGGTGTGTCGCAGGCCGCCTCGAGTACGTCAACGCCGGAACCCGACCCGGCCACCGGCGCACAAGCCGCACTCGAACGCGCGCTGCGCGAGCTGTTCGACGAGGATCACGGCAACCTGTTCGAGCGCATCGAGGACACCGTGATGCGCGTCGCGTTCGAATTCAGCCACCGCAACCAGATCCAGGCCGCACGTCTGCTCGGCATCAGCCGCAACGTGCTGCGGGCGCGGCTGATTCGCGCGAAGGAAATTGCGGCGGTGAAGTAG
- a CDS encoding DEAD/DEAH box helicase, with translation MIDVLRFWRDVEVFNIPDAPKNKGTGDASPADDDLDEIADDALPIPGLVEHPEESVIQRFPTSAHRATQQGKQFRSPLPWEQARFQVPPPPEGQKPEPGRLMTYAHAVYLGVGSKHPFVESILSTLNLAFEEHELVQPISGNGWMAAFMVGGSGMPLSRTYTAASFTVGVELLRAARSLNDTSAALANRSKRFDDRMEERETQSTLTWDDLLQEWSHVHELFIGKPPSPTDQEAPGNLIVIESIPIFQRKDGTLYPSPEQAAAFLNSFYLDDLTTLANSAPSAFSSPLAQYLGPETSTEERIDLLADPGALARCVSPDLLPAGRWPAPPHEHLALAQQAAVYQIRHRIGQETGDRSHGLMAVNGPPGTGKTTLLKDVIADVVVERARRLSALKDPKDLFGTKILKVSGKEKTYDLPALNDDIVAGTEIVVTSSNNAAVQNISFELPFSYDHAAFPDASYLPAVAVNVTKAFELNGAPWGLLAGAMGSKTNRDKLLNAVFGYEPAYDPDDPKTHPDPAKPASLKPWLDLAKSNPAAAAENWSGSSVGLPRHAASGSPATRSVSWRDRWNEAKRAFDLRFATVEALKNDLLAIHEALEELPALPAKRQPLQDQLASQQREFAELQAAESARVTTRASDDAQDQATLQAMEVRHGRQVARCERLREKLRDVRTDEDPGWVARMLNKMLGVKTKGYRDWQNLVRDARSELDTAQQGLQSIEDGRENIQQQLADREVDADAEKQAFDTRAANMSQRIQASTRDIQDLDARESMLRARLRVLRDGDGSTSALETREPILPDPDFLAQPVHVQHTSSLWVSRKLDHARSELFLAALALHEAALMVNAATWFRTFLSVRSVLTGQSSVRTSDDLLTIWRSLFFVVPVISTTLASFGRLFRNLGANSFGWLLIDEAGQATPASVAGAMWRARRTVVVGDPLQIEPVMTVPKALVERLGRNNQLDDATVDHWSPSLHSVQTLADRTMRLGAKIGDTWTGMPLRTHRRCMNPMFDIANLIAYDGQMVQATGSKSIDPDLFESCWIDVQGPANDKVVAAEIKALEKILNHFLSKWPQVVSKGGDRQPASVYIISPFRNVAKACKKLISSGSLESRLKKLKVKIDAGTVHTFQGKEASIVFFVLGSSPGEAGNGSRGWAASKPNLLNVAATRAQQRFYVIGNYVDWSSLPNFNAMHESQKRMKRTRLVLESAAQVRLEPVSEEMSPAK, from the coding sequence ATGATCGACGTGCTTCGCTTCTGGCGAGATGTAGAAGTCTTCAACATCCCGGATGCCCCGAAAAACAAAGGAACCGGCGATGCCTCGCCTGCCGACGACGATTTGGACGAAATTGCCGACGACGCTTTACCGATTCCCGGCCTGGTAGAGCATCCCGAGGAATCGGTCATACAGCGATTTCCTACTTCCGCTCACCGAGCGACTCAACAGGGCAAGCAATTTCGTTCGCCCCTTCCATGGGAGCAGGCACGCTTCCAGGTTCCGCCTCCCCCTGAAGGTCAGAAGCCGGAACCGGGGCGGCTGATGACCTATGCCCACGCGGTCTATCTCGGGGTCGGGTCAAAGCACCCTTTCGTGGAATCCATCCTCTCGACCCTCAACCTGGCGTTCGAGGAGCACGAACTGGTTCAGCCCATTTCGGGCAATGGCTGGATGGCTGCGTTCATGGTGGGTGGCTCGGGTATGCCGCTATCCAGAACCTACACCGCGGCCAGCTTTACCGTCGGCGTGGAACTGCTGCGAGCAGCGCGCTCGCTGAACGACACCTCCGCCGCGCTGGCGAACCGTTCCAAGCGGTTTGACGATCGCATGGAAGAACGTGAAACGCAATCAACCCTCACGTGGGACGACCTGCTGCAGGAATGGTCGCATGTCCATGAATTGTTCATCGGGAAGCCGCCGTCCCCGACCGACCAGGAGGCTCCCGGAAACCTGATCGTGATCGAGAGCATCCCGATCTTCCAGCGCAAGGATGGAACACTCTACCCGTCGCCCGAGCAGGCCGCAGCCTTTCTGAACTCGTTCTATCTGGATGACCTGACGACGTTGGCCAACAGCGCCCCGTCGGCATTCAGTTCACCTCTTGCGCAGTACCTTGGGCCGGAAACATCAACGGAAGAGCGAATCGACCTGCTCGCCGATCCGGGCGCACTGGCCCGATGTGTGAGTCCAGACCTCCTGCCTGCCGGCCGATGGCCCGCCCCTCCGCACGAACACCTCGCACTTGCCCAGCAAGCCGCTGTCTACCAGATCCGGCACCGCATTGGCCAGGAAACAGGCGATCGATCCCACGGTCTCATGGCCGTGAACGGTCCGCCCGGCACCGGCAAGACCACGCTTCTGAAGGACGTGATTGCCGACGTCGTGGTCGAAAGAGCCAGGAGATTAAGCGCGCTCAAGGATCCCAAGGACTTGTTCGGGACGAAAATCCTCAAGGTCAGCGGCAAGGAAAAGACGTACGATCTGCCCGCCTTGAACGACGACATCGTGGCCGGTACCGAGATCGTCGTGACCAGCAGCAACAATGCAGCCGTCCAGAACATCAGCTTCGAGTTGCCATTTTCTTACGATCACGCCGCTTTCCCGGACGCGTCGTACCTGCCCGCTGTTGCCGTCAACGTCACCAAGGCCTTTGAGTTGAACGGCGCCCCATGGGGTCTGCTGGCCGGTGCGATGGGATCGAAGACGAACAGGGACAAACTCCTGAACGCGGTTTTCGGTTACGAGCCCGCCTACGATCCCGACGATCCCAAAACCCATCCGGATCCTGCCAAACCGGCTTCGTTGAAACCGTGGCTGGATCTCGCAAAAAGCAACCCCGCAGCCGCGGCGGAGAACTGGAGCGGCTCATCCGTCGGCCTTCCCAGGCATGCCGCATCGGGATCTCCGGCCACCAGATCAGTTTCCTGGCGCGATAGATGGAACGAGGCCAAACGAGCATTCGACCTGCGCTTCGCCACCGTCGAAGCCCTGAAAAACGACCTTCTCGCCATTCACGAAGCACTGGAAGAGCTGCCGGCGCTCCCGGCCAAACGGCAGCCGCTGCAGGATCAGCTGGCCAGTCAGCAGCGCGAATTCGCGGAATTACAGGCTGCCGAATCCGCTCGGGTTACCACGCGAGCGTCCGACGATGCGCAAGACCAGGCGACCTTGCAAGCGATGGAGGTCCGGCATGGTCGGCAAGTCGCCCGGTGTGAGCGCTTGCGCGAAAAACTCCGCGACGTTCGAACGGATGAAGATCCGGGTTGGGTCGCCCGCATGCTTAATAAAATGCTGGGCGTGAAAACGAAGGGATATCGGGACTGGCAGAACCTGGTTCGCGACGCACGCAGCGAGCTCGACACCGCCCAGCAGGGTCTGCAGTCTATCGAGGACGGCAGGGAAAATATCCAGCAGCAGCTGGCCGATCGTGAAGTGGACGCCGATGCCGAGAAGCAGGCATTCGACACACGCGCGGCCAATATGAGCCAACGCATCCAGGCATCGACTCGCGACATTCAGGACCTGGACGCCCGTGAATCCATGTTGCGTGCTCGATTGCGTGTCTTGCGTGACGGAGATGGCTCGACGTCAGCGCTCGAGACGCGTGAACCGATCTTGCCGGACCCGGATTTTCTGGCTCAGCCGGTACATGTACAGCACACGAGCAGCCTGTGGGTCTCCCGGAAATTGGATCATGCACGCTCTGAACTGTTTCTTGCCGCGCTGGCCTTGCATGAAGCGGCGTTGATGGTCAACGCCGCCACTTGGTTCAGAACCTTCCTGTCGGTGCGGAGTGTACTGACGGGTCAATCCAGCGTCAGGACTTCGGACGATCTTCTGACCATCTGGCGTTCACTCTTTTTCGTCGTACCGGTGATCTCGACCACCCTCGCCTCCTTCGGTCGACTTTTCCGGAACCTGGGAGCCAACAGCTTCGGATGGTTGCTGATAGACGAAGCCGGACAAGCCACACCCGCATCGGTCGCCGGGGCCATGTGGAGAGCGCGTCGCACGGTGGTGGTCGGAGATCCGTTGCAAATCGAGCCGGTCATGACGGTACCCAAGGCGCTCGTGGAGCGGCTCGGCCGCAACAACCAACTGGACGATGCGACCGTCGACCATTGGTCACCGTCCCTGCATTCGGTGCAAACGCTCGCCGACCGCACCATGCGGCTTGGCGCGAAGATCGGCGACACGTGGACCGGGATGCCGCTTCGCACGCATCGGCGATGCATGAATCCGATGTTCGACATCGCGAACCTGATCGCCTACGACGGCCAGATGGTCCAGGCGACGGGGAGCAAGAGCATCGATCCAGACCTGTTCGAAAGCTGCTGGATCGATGTTCAGGGGCCAGCGAACGACAAGGTCGTCGCAGCGGAAATCAAAGCGCTGGAGAAGATTCTCAATCATTTCCTGAGCAAGTGGCCACAAGTCGTCAGCAAGGGCGGCGACCGCCAACCCGCCTCCGTTTACATCATTTCCCCGTTTCGCAACGTTGCCAAAGCATGTAAAAAACTCATCTCCAGCGGGAGTCTGGAATCCCGTCTGAAGAAACTGAAAGTAAAGATCGACGCAGGCACGGTGCATACGTTTCAGGGCAAGGAAGCCTCCATCGTGTTCTTCGTGCTGGGCTCATCGCCGGGCGAGGCCGGCAATGGAAGCCGAGGTTGGGCCGCGAGCAAGCCGAACCTGCTCAACGTCGCCGCCACACGCGCGCAACAACGGTTCTATGTTATCGGGAACTACGTGGACTGGTCGTCGCTGCCCAATTTCAATGCGATGCACGAGTCGCAGAAGCGCATGAAGCGAACCAGGCTGGTCCTCGAATCGGCCGCACAAGTCCGTCTGGAACCTGTATCCGAAGAAATGTCACCGGCGAAGTAA